DNA sequence from the Candidatus Zixiibacteriota bacterium genome:
CTCGGCGCGACTGTCCAAGTGATTCCGCACGTGACCGAGGAGATCAAGGCGCGGGCGCGCAGCCGCGCCAGGGCGGCGGACAATCCGGACGTGGTGATAATTGAAATCGGCGGCACGGTGGGTGATATCGAATCTCTGCCGTTTCTCGAAGCAATCCGCCAGATGGGCCTCGAAGAAGGACCGCAGAACACCATGTACGTGCACCTAACTCTCGTGCCGTATATCTCCACGGCGGGGGAATTCAAAACCAAGCCGACCCAGCACTCGGTCAAGGAGCTGCGCGAAATCGGCATCCAGCCGCACGTGCTCCTCGCGCGGTGCTCGCAGCCGTTGCCTGATGGTCTCAAGCAGAAGATCTCGCTGTTTTGCTCGGTGCCGGTAAGTTCGGTTATAGTTGGGCAGGATGTATCGACTATCTATGAGGTGCCGCTTAAGTTTCATGAACAGCGCCTCGATCAGATTATCTGCGACCACTTCGGGCTGGTAACTCCCGAGCCGGAATTGGCCGAGTGGGAGCAGATGGTCGAGAAGGTGAAGAACCCGCGCAAGCGGGTGCGGATAGGCATTTGCGGCAAGTATGTCAAGCTGAAGGACGCTTACAAGTCTATAATCGAGGCTTTTGTGCACGCCGGGGTCTATAGCGATGCC
Encoded proteins:
- a CDS encoding CTP synthase; protein product: MSEPGKAKYLFITGGVVSSLGKGITSASIGALLQKRGLTVQIIKMDPYLNVDPGTMNPFQHGEVFVLDDGSETDLDLGHYERFLDKSLDQANNVTTGQIYHTVITRERRGDYLGATVQVIPHVTEEIKARARSRARAADNPDVVIIEIGGTVGDIESLPFLEAIRQMGLEEGPQNTMYVHLTLVPYISTAGEFKTKPTQHSVKELREIGIQPHVLLARCSQPLPDGLKQKISLFCSVPVSSVIVGQDVSTIYEVPLKFHEQRLDQIICDHFGLVTPEPELAEWEQMVEKVKNPRKRVRIGICGKYVKLKDAYKSIIEAFVHAGVYSDARVELVWVSSEDIKKVGAAKFMYDLDGLLIPGGFGER